The genome window GTAAGCAGCGGGAATGGCGGTTAAAAGGCTTCTAGCCCTGTACCGATCTTTAGCCGCTTCGGTATCCCCCGTTCCGATCTGCGGTTGCCCTTTCTCCGATCGCCCCTAGTTCTGTGTTTGGACACGGATCGAGGCCCCGAAATCGGTCTCTGGACGTGGGACGAGGGAATTGCTTGGGTCTGAGAAGTGAAAGTTGGAAGCTTTGGTCGTCCGATGGTGGTTGCGGAGTCTCCGAAGCTGATTTATATAGTCGTGGTGAACGAGGGAGAGGACGGGAGGGGCGGTGGGTCGTTTCGCTACACGCGGCCCGTGCTTCAGAGCACCCTGCAGCTCATCGGATGCAAGCCTCGCCATGCTTACAAGGTTTCTTGACCCAGCTCCTTGCTTCTTTCCCCTCTTTGTTGCCGATCTGATGCCTCTCTTAGATGTTTTGATTTCTAACAATATTGTAGTATCAAATCCTGTGGTACTTTGCAGGTACTGATTTTATGTTGGGGCATTATTTATCGGTATGTTCATTCTAGGATCGGTATCAGATCCTAGAGATGGATTAATCTGCTGCTACGTTAagatatcccttttcttcacttcTTTGGCTAAAATCCAATTACAAAAGTAGACGAATCTTTGCAGAGTAATGAAAAAGAAAACTTTGgctgtcaaaattttcttttgattaaccaTAAACGAAAATTTGGCTCATGGAACAAGTTTTGTATTATTCTGCGCAGATAAGTCGAAGGGCATATGAAATTGTTCAAAGCAAATGCTCAGCTGATGGTTCACGTCCTGATGCTGCTGGGACGTCAGTATCAGGTTTGTGGGACGGAAGTATCCAAGCTGAACCCTTGAACCTTAGGGAGGCGAACCTTCAGTCATCTAAAGGAAATGTAGAGACTAGAAGCTCAATCCCATTTGAACTGTACAAGAGGCAAACAACTGCTTTCGTTACAAGAGACACTTTCCTGAATCTTGTTTGTGATGCACTCTCCGAATACAAGTATGTTGGACCAAATCAAAGAACAGACTTGGTTTTGGCATGCAGGTAGCACTTTCTCTTTACTCGGTAGAATACTTGGGGGAACTTACATATTTTGCTggatgatttgacataaatggagTTTTATTTCACTTGCAATAAGTTATGTGAATAATTACTTTTCTGTAGCAGGAAACATCATTTGTAAGTTGAATACTGCTTCTGCTTCATATCCTTTCCAATGATGCATACTTTCTTTAGGATTGATTAATTATTATGATCACATGCCAAAGATTTCTTCAAGTAAATGGATATTCACTGCAAGTCTCTGTATATGATGTGGTCATCTAGTATCGTGACTTTTCAAAGTATAGCTGATGTCCTACCTGATAACTCCTTTCTATGTAAGGCCAAGTTCATTGAAAGTGATGAACACTGAAGTTCCATTTCTAGTTGCGGGGTTGTTCAGTTTGGCACATTGTGGACGGACACATAGGAACATTCCCCCAAGCTTCAGCCATGTTTCAAGGACTACAAGCCACCACTAGTCATCGACCGTCTAAGAATCAGGACAAAGAAGTAGGGATGGCAGTTTCAAACTGGATTGGCAACAAATCAGCACAGTTGGGTTGGGTTTGATCAGCTTTAACAAGGGAATGAGGCTGGGTAGGGATGTAATTTTCAGAACCTGTCAGTAGTTAGTGGAGTGTCTTGTAATTTTATGCAAACAATTTCCCCTACTGTGTTGCAAACATAATTAATATCTATGTCGAACATATTACACGCACTCTATTAAGTTGATCACATTCAGGCAGACAGGGGGAAAACAGTTCTTGTAGGTTTCTGCATGAGTGGGGAATGGTACTATAAAAGCATCCTAAGAATTGGACTATTacaactacaacaacaacaacatggcCATAAAGGTCCAACTATTTTGCATCGTCCTAGGAATTCGACTGCCTTTTGTGAACTTCTGCAAATAGAATATTTGTATCTCAATTTTGCTACGATGACAGGTATATAATTTTAGAGTTTCTTTAATGAATTTATGGAAGATGGATACCGTAGCCATCTAAAAGTTTCTTTGTAACTTTGTTCTTCACCCATGTCAAGTATTAGTTACAGGAATTTTTTGCATTTGCAGCATAATGTTTAATTTGCTTTAGCTCTTTTCTCCTAGCAATTTCAACTTCTCTTTTGCATTTTTGATAATCTAAAGCTTCTCATCTTATATTCCTCTTTAGAATCCGGGAAAGAAAGGAATCAGTCACAATTCTTTTATGTGGTACAAGTGGGTGTGGCAAGTCGACTCTTTCAGCCTTGCTGGTAATTAAACCTTAAACTTGCAGAATAGTTTGTGTTATTATAAATGCATTTGATCTGCTTATGGTCATTGTCTGCCCCTTCTTTGGTGTGtacagatatgtatatatatacataggaaaattttgaagaaaatatAATTAGTTTCATTTTTGCTATTGATATTTCTGACATATTTGTTCTTATTTACTTATTGCTTTTGTTTAAAATCTGAATTGACTGCTCATACACTGCATTGGTTAATGTGGTGCAGTGATCGTTGGTATAAATCATGGTTCATTGTGCAGCACTCGTATAAGTCTAGTTGTCCTTTGGTCCTTTTCAGCAAGGTTTTGCACAGATAATGAtgcttatgttttttttttctatccccATGTGAGTATATTTTCGGAAAGAAATTTGTTGTCTATGAAATCAATATTGATATTATAGTCAAAATGACAGGCTCGGAACAAAAATTTGGTTGTCACTGGAGGATGCCTTCTTTTTAGTTTCTTGCTTGTATAGCGGTGTTAGATTAATGTGTGTGCTCTATATGATAGTCCTTTTTTAGTGTATGTTTTCTGGATTAGGTAATTTTTATCAGCGTACACTACAGTCAATAAATTTCTCCTGTTTGCATGTCATAAACCAACATAGACAATGGAAAAAGATTGAGAACTCCATAGTCTCTACTGGTTAGCATATGTTGCCAATGGTTACTGCTTTATCAAAATTTGTAATGTTGCATACAATATATTGTTACAGGGAAGCAGACTGGGCATCACTACTGTGATTTCGACTGATTCAATACGCCATATGATGAGGAGCTTTGTTGATGAAAAACAAAATCCTCTCCTTTGGGCTTCAACCTATCATGCTGGAGAATGCTTAGATCCTGTGGCAGTTGCACAAGCAAAggccaaaagaaaagcaaaaaagctGGCTGCTCCTCCTCACTCATTGCCTAAGCAAGAACTTGATGGTCCTTCAAATCAACAGCATGATGACCAACTCTTAGACACATCTGGTGAGGCTGAGAAAATTGGTAAAAAGCAAATGGCTATTGAGGGTTATAAAGCACAGAGTGAAATGGTCATTGATAGCCTTGATCGGCTCATTTTTTCATGGGAAGACAGGAAAGAATCTGCTGTAGTTGAGGGTGTTCATTTGAGCCTTAATTTTGTGGTGCGTATATGAACAAGGGTAGAGTTACTTTTTTCCCCTCGAGACACAAGCATGTAGTACTTAAAGAATTTTATTTGAAAAGTCAAGTGCTTACGAGGATATTGTTATCTCAAGACAGATCACTGAAGTGGTATCAAGATTAGTTTTTATCATTCCATCTAAAAACAGATACTTTTTTACATTACGAGATACTTAATTTTTAATTGATCTATCTGAATTTTTTTGTCTGATCTTTCTACAAAAGATTCTCTTTTGCCATTGCAGAATTTTTAGTTCATTATTctcttcatttttgatgatttgttTAACTTTGTTTGCTAGATGGGCTTAATGAAGAAACATCCGTCTGTTGTACCATTCATGATCTATATCGCAAATGAGGACAAGCACGTTGAAAGGTTTGCTGTACGTGCAAAATACATGACTTTGGATCCTGCAAGGAATAAATATGTAAAGTACATTAGAAATATCAGAACGATTCAAGAATATCTCAGCAACCGTGCCAACAAACATTTAGTGCCCAAAATAAATAATACAAATGTTGACCGGAGTGTGGCACTAATTCATGCGACAGTCTTCAGCTGCCTACGCAGGCGATTGGTGGGAGAGGAGCTGTATGACTCTACGACAAACACAGTGCCTATAATAAATGAAGAATACAGGAAACAATGCACTGCCAACTCAATGGGCTCTAAGGGAATGTTAAAGTTGATTCAGAGACAGGGGTCCTCGAGACATCTAATGGCTCTATTTAACACTGATGGTTCTGTTGCCAAGGCTTGGCCTGTGGAATCTGCCGATGGTAAAATCATGTCTGGAAATGTAGGAAAGAACTGTTTAACCATATATGGTCCCTTACAGGTAGGGAAGGCAGAGGAAGTGAATCTCCAGTTTGGTACTTTTGGGATCAGTGCTTGGCCTAGTGATGCCGGTGGCACCAGTCACACTGGAAGCATTGATGATTCCAAGGCTGACTGCATTGACACTGGTAGCAGATATTTCTCTTCTCGTTGTAGCTCTCCGAGGTTATCAGAAGGACCTGCGAAAGAGGTACTTATTCTTTTATTCTCATTTTCTGGGATGTTGCACATGTCCTTCAAGTTGCCTACTTAAAATTATGTTGATCAGATGACAAAATTTTGTATGCCTATAATGTCTTATGTTCTAATGTTATTAGTTGCTAACTTTTTTGAAGTATCGAAAATATGTAAAATGAAGATAAATACTAGCAACtaattatgattaaattcatGCCTTGTTATTTGTTGATTGATTGATTTGAACTTGGTTGTTTTTTGGTTTGGTCTTCACATTTCCACTCTATGAACTTCTTTAAGCCTTTTGATTTGCTTTGTTATCCAGGTCTTGATGTAGCACTTTGAGAAGATTGGGCAATTTTCTGTCCTTTTACTAATATGTTTGTTTAGTAGTTTTCTTTGACAACATTTTGTATTCTGTAGACATGTTTTTTGGACATTGGTTTTATAACATGCTGTTACATAAGATATAGTTAGCACTTAGCAACACAGAAATTTTGATCAGCATGTGCAAAATTGCCTCGTAGATTCTTCACATTTCAGTTTACAGCCAAATTAATCGTGAGAGCCACAATGATGCAACCGGTGATGTTGATTTGTTGTCTATCCCAGGTGTTATGAAATAAGAATGGCAACCTTTGGCAATGTATCAAAGCATATTTAAGGTGATGATCTTGGATCATGTGAAAATTCTATAAAATAAAACATTGCAGTGAATAAAGTTTATGAGCTTAGCTAAACCCTGGATGGTCTACGAAGATGCTTAGGTACAGGATCATCCATTTTCAGGATGATAAAAGATGAGCATGATAATGTGGGAGTGTTTTGATTGATGGCAGCTAGCTATATGTATTTCAATGATGTTTCATCCATTTCAGACAAACTTCACCTAGCATGTCATAATGGCTTAGGATACATTTGGTTGGTTCTGATACGCCCTTTTCCTAACCACCTGAAGTCACAGCATTGTCACATGATGGAATAGACTTTAGATCTTATCTGCAGGATGCATATAACTGTATAGTGAATTCATGTTAAAAGTAGATAAGTTTTTGCTTTACTGAAATAAAAAGAACTATACTATATCTTGATATAGGATTTGGATTCATTCATCGTAAGGAATTATTTACCTCTtccattactttttttttttcatgccttTTAGCTGGCTTGGCCTTACCCTTGTTCTGTGTAGCACAAGGATGACATATCGGTGCCCGACAGTGAAGAGGAAGCTGAGGAGGAAAGTAATGATGATCAAAGTGATGTCGACAAGAATGACATTGCTGAAGAGGTAAGAAAATGAAACTTTGGTCAAAGGATGTTGCAAAAtcctattttttatatattaggcGGTAGATGACACTGAAGAAAAGAAAGTTGTACCCGATCACCAAATGAGGATACTAACTATACTAAAATAATGGCATACAGATCTGATTACAATTTTTTTGCTGTTTCAGTTAATAACATAAATTCTACCCTTGTTTCTCGGAGCAAAGTTGATTATACATATTAGTGGCTAATTATGAATCCTTTTCTAAATGAATTTATAAATTACACGAGGTGATTAATATCTAATCAAAAAATGAAATATGACTCGAGTAATTATGTATGACTGGTCCAAATTCTAGTGAGCATTTTCACAAGTCAATACCTTATCCTTGTGTTTGGGCTTCTGAATTTATAAATTACACAAGGTTATCAGTATCTAGTGTGCATTTTCACAAGTCAATATCTTGTAGCTGACAGCAAAAAATTGTCCATTGGCTCATGGTCACTGTGACGGCATAAAAGTTGAATCTCCACTTGTATTTTTCCGGTCTTTGTGCTGTTTGCTAAGACAATTAGACTACAGCAGGCAAAATAGCATTGCCTGAAAACATCCCTTATTTATCCTTACCTTGATTCTTTGGCTATATGACTGCCAAGAAACAACACCTGCCTTGCGGATGTGGCTATTACTTATTTTCTGTTTTGCCTTTTCCAGCTTGAAGGCTCTGTTGACGAGGGTTCAACCAAGTCCGATGAAGAGTTCGAGGACTTGGCCATGCAAGACAGCCAGGAAAATGGTTATTGGACAGACGATGATGAACCAACTAACATCAAGAAACTAACAAGTGAGAAGAAACTAACGAGAGATATGTCGGGCAAGATTGTAAGGGGTGATCTGACAGAAAAGAAGTCGCAAAATCTCCGTAGTACCCACAAAATATACACCCGTGCATCTGACCCCTCATGCTATCATTCTTTGCTTGCTGAGAACCTGAGAAGCTTGAGCTTGAAGACAAAGAAGCATCTTCCTACCAACTCTTTGCAATCTTATCGGCGCTCCCGAAGCATTCCTGCTTCTGCCGAATCTGGTTTGTGATGATGGCCTTCTCCTTGTACGCTCACTAACCGGTACTAATTTTTGTAGAATTAAACTTGTATGCTATCTGTCTACTCTCCTTTTGATCTTTTGGCTGAAACTGTTAGACAAACTCCAATGGTTTGAACATACAAGGGCAACAGTTCTTTTGTAGATTGCAACTgctatattatctaaaatgaacACCATGACTGGTGATGGCTGAAGGATTTCAAAGATTCTGGGAATATCACCTGAAGGATTTCAAAGATTCTGGGAATGTTCTCATCTGTCCCTGTTGAGATTATTCAGATGCCAATTTCTACAGATTATGCTCTGTTTTGTCTCAAAGGATATACCGATTACTTTCTACGTGTATGATGTTGTTGCCTCTTGAACTTTGTTGTGACTGAGTTCTTCCCTCCTGTCTCTGTGACACAAGTAACCTTTTCAAACTATAGTGTTGATGCTAATATTGATAGAGATTACTCACTAGAAAGAAGTATCATCAACAATATACTAAGAAGATTTATACATGTTATTATTAGaaaatatgaaattattattattaatggtgTGAGAAGATAGgagagataaattttttttttattataaactcATTTAATCAACCCGGCAATTATCACGGGCGACGTGTTCTCTCACACGTACGCGACAAGTGGGACCAACAAAAATGTGGGCCTTTGTTGATGACACCAACGCTGCGTCCACCTAAACAAATAGGACTCATATCGGATTGGTTTTGGATTGACTTTGACTTGGATCCGGTTTTTATCCCCGAGTAGGATCCGATTAAGCAGCGACCCGGTCGGGTTCGGCTAACGGATCAATTGTGTCGGATCCTGTTGCAACCCAATGGGGACTATATAAATGACCACCCGAGTCACCGAcgacttcctcctcctctttcctccACCGAGAAAGAAGCAGGAAACCCTAGCCCGCTCGCAAGTGCTTCACCTCGCGCCACGACTCGTCTTTTCCGTCCCTCGAAATggtgcgctctctctctctctctctctctctctctctctctcgtttctgGTCTTTCCTTCTTTCGCATCTTGCTTACCCCCTTTTCCCTTCTCTgtctttgtttcatttgtaggtgGATTC of Musa acuminata AAA Group cultivar baxijiao chromosome BXJ1-7, Cavendish_Baxijiao_AAA, whole genome shotgun sequence contains these proteins:
- the LOC135678237 gene encoding P-loop NTPase domain-containing protein LPA1-like; the protein is MVVAESPKLIYIVVVNEGEDGRGGGSFRYTRPVLQSTLQLIGCKPRHAYKISRRAYEIVQSKCSADGSRPDAAGTSVSGLWDGSIQAEPLNLREANLQSSKGNVETRSSIPFELYKRQTTAFVTRDTFLNLVCDALSEYKYVGPNQRTDLVLACRIRERKESVTILLCGTSGCGKSTLSALLGSRLGITTVISTDSIRHMMRSFVDEKQNPLLWASTYHAGECLDPVAVAQAKAKRKAKKLAAPPHSLPKQELDGPSNQQHDDQLLDTSGEAEKIGKKQMAIEGYKAQSEMVIDSLDRLIFSWEDRKESAVVEGVHLSLNFVMGLMKKHPSVVPFMIYIANEDKHVERFAVRAKYMTLDPARNKYVKYIRNIRTIQEYLSNRANKHLVPKINNTNVDRSVALIHATVFSCLRRRLVGEELYDSTTNTVPIINEEYRKQCTANSMGSKGMLKLIQRQGSSRHLMALFNTDGSVAKAWPVESADGKIMSGNVGKNCLTIYGPLQVGKAEEVNLQFGTFGISAWPSDAGGTSHTGSIDDSKADCIDTGSRYFSSRCSSPRLSEGPAKEHKDDISVPDSEEEAEEESNDDQSDVDKNDIAEELEGSVDEGSTKSDEEFEDLAMQDSQENGYWTDDDEPTNIKKLTSEKKLTRDMSGKIVRGDLTEKKSQNLRSTHKIYTRASDPSCYHSLLAENLRSLSLKTKKHLPTNSLQSYRRSRSIPASAESGL